Genomic segment of Dromiciops gliroides isolate mDroGli1 chromosome 3, mDroGli1.pri, whole genome shotgun sequence:
AAATACTTATAAACAAAGTAGTTAATAATATTAATTCTATGCAAGCTTGGGTATATCTAAATGACTTTACTGTTTTTGAAAGACCCAGGAAGGACATGAGAAAACCCATTAAATTGTTAGATTGGCTAGAAGGAGATTATATATAACTATCAATCAAGAAATGCTAGTTTTGTAAAGCTTCTTCATATTAATCACATATCGTATCTTATAAACATTAAGTTGTCCAAACGGGGAGAAAGGCCAGATGCAGGAATGATAGAAACACTCATGAGCTCTCGGttgtaaataatttttatgaaCTAAAATCTTTACTATAATTTAATGgatatttttacctttttgaataattatattattatcgCTAGACCCTCAATGATTTCACTGATGATTACCTGATTAGTAGGAACAAAAAGCAGAAGGTCAAGAAAAGGTAACTTAAGCGTGCTACCCTTAACACAATTTGATGATCATTAGGAAGAAAAGTATAAGAAATTTAAGAATTCTATGAACTGGTACACACATGGCTTTGAAATGGGTTGAGCAGGGGAATGggtcccagagaacttctgggataATGTGCATAGAGCTCAATTTCAAGTATGGAATTACAGTTCAATGCTTTATATTTTGATCTGGGCAAATTTAGGCACAGCTTACAAAAGACTGGCAATAGCATTAGCTAACTCTGAGCTGAGCTTCAGAACTCCTTTGTCTCACACTGTACTAATTGATGAGTATCTCACTCAGCTTGCTATATCTAGATAAGCTCTGTTTATGCTTTGATTTATTCCCTATACATCTTGTATAACCCTCCCCACTTCACTTTCCAGTGGTCAATGATCAATTTCATGTTGCCATTCATTCTAGAAAGATTGTGTTTAACCTCCCATCTGGCTCAACTAATAATctttaatatacatacatatacacaaatgcacacatgtatgtataagtGTATGTGCACACCCATAATaaatacatacttatacatacatacacccttTCTGGGTTACCACTAttttatacatgttgtctccttcagtagaatataaattctttgtggGAGAGTATCATCTTAACATTTATATCCTCAGCAAATTAGTGAAGTCCCTGTTACAtaataagaactttaaaaatttcTGTTAATTTCACCAAACCAGGGAAAATTAATGTGGGAACAAATACCCTGTCCTTTAGAATTCTCACATTTAAAGCTAACTTGATTTCCACAGAAGTATAGATGAATGATATTCATAGAAATGGGCTTTTATAATAGGGAAAGATACTTGAAAATCTTCAGCATCCACCAAGCAATGTACCATTTGTATATGCATGCTTTGTTGTGTTGAATTGGCTCTCTGTGCCTCAAACTTGGATGATTCACAACAAAAGGAATTGTAAGATAAAAATACATAAGAAATGATAGTAGCTACAAAAGAGTGAATGGTCCTTGGAAATCCAAACTTCAGCCCCAGAAGGCACCTTACTATTGAGAAAATGGCAAAAATTACAAGTAGAGATTGGGCTGTCATACTTGAATGTAATTGATATAATACAAGAAAGTAATTGGTACTAACCAAGGTATTTCATGTCATGTCATGGAAGCATTACCCAATACTTTCAGACACATAGGTCAATAGAGGGTACTTAAGCTAGTAACAAGCAGATTTTAATGGCTATGAATAGTATGAAAATAGCAAATGAGTACGAGTATATAGAGCATAAAGTATATAGTATATGAGTATAAAGAGTATAAGAGTATATGAGTATAAGTGAAGTTTGCCCTTCATATGATCAAAGGAAAGCCCTGTAAAAAGAGTACAAATTCTAGAAAGCCATTAGAACCTATGTGcttaagctttttttgtttttaggaggTAAAATTAATATATTAGTGATGTATTAGAATATCTTACTGGCAGCAGATATTGGTTTAATAATGAGGAATCAGAAAAGATTTTTACTTGCTAATGTGATGAGAAAAAAGTATTCTTGTGTATGTGACTTCCTGAACAGTGTCCGCTCTGACCATGACAGATGCTTTGAAAACACACTACTTAAGTAGGTATTAACCTAGGCAGAAATCAAGTCCAATTCTCAAAAAGACTCATAGCTCAAGTGATTACACCACACATTACTAAACTTTCTCAGGGTACCAAAATGAGGCCTGAGCATAATCCTTACTTAACATGTGACATTTCCAACTTGGACATACAATGCAGGCAGGAATGAAGACATGGGCTTTACTCCATATCTGATGATTTTTCAATGGTAGCCTAGCTTGTCCATGGACACAATGGCATGTGTTTTGAGTTTTAAAGAATATACAAGATAGATATACTCATAGCCACACCCCCCCAAGTCAAGAGCTAAGCTCAAAATATCTCTTATACAACAAGTTATAGCATGAATTCTAGTCCATTTTCAATATCTTCAGTAAGAGATTGTAGTTTCACTAAACAATTTTAGAGTACATGAAACACATAAGAAAGCGGGTCAAGGGAGTAGCTaggcacttgccctggattcaggaacacctgagttcaaatcaggcctcagacacttgacacttactagctgtgtgaccctgggcaagtcacttaaccttcattgccctccaaaaaaaaatacaagtaggGCAATAGAAAATCCCTTCATAAGTACCCAGCAGGATAGGAAACTTGTCAGTCTATAAGGGGTACTACAAATGAACTATATCATAAACACCTATTGCCCACTAGGGAGTAAGTAAATCTTCTTActgaggaggaaagaaatgatggacagCCATCTGGCTTACCCCTAAGAAGAAAATTGCCACTCACCAATTGTGAAGAGACTGTCTCAATTTGATGATAATTCAGATAGCTCTGATTCAGATGAGATAGATAAGCGCCAGAGGGTGAGGGAAGTCAACCAAGTTTATACTTGGACCAAAGATACCTCTGTCTCAAAATGATAAGAGagttgaatccagggtcagtctCTTTTTAACCTAGCATCCCAGATATAGTCACGTAGTGAATAAAAGATAAGTAAAGGGGCTGGAAGCAGTAATAGTCTAGGCCATCTacagtgtcagagtcaggattacACCTCAGGAAATCAGTGGATATTCTGTTAGTTTGGGAAATTCTCCAGCTAAAGGGGTCAAATTAAAAGTAGCAGGTTCATTAGTTAAGTTACAAAATCTAACAAATATTCACATAAAGAGAAGTAATCATTTTTATAGACAAATGATTTCCATTGCTGCAGCACATGTAATGTGTGTTCTTTTTATATACAGCTACAACATAAACTGTTATgtgttgcatatattttgtatatttgctAAGTAATTTTTATGTTATTAACAGTTCTTTGGTATTTGTGATGTTGTGAATTACTATACTCATACTATTTCTATAGGAGCATGTCATTTCTGCATCAATGAATCTGTCACCATTCACAATACATACCATAATGCTATGTGTTTTGTTGCTTAGTTAAATAAAGTCATGCATTATGTTAGTTTCATGAATTAATAATATATTGATAGTAGCTCCATTTAAAATTCACATTCATTTTGAGTTTCATGTTGAATACAATTATCTATATCTGTTATATAATTAGTTTTAATACTGATGATATGTCCAGAGATATTTAAATGTACTTCACTTGGACAACATTTGCAGGACCTTCAAACATTTCTCTGGGAGAAGAATGTGTGGTACCTTTACTCTCTGAAACCTGATTCTCTGAAGAGAGTGACCAGGTTTCACCTACAAaataaatatcaagaaaaaaatattcacaatGTAAGTGAAAGATGTTCAGAAGAGAGCAAACATCACTGGTTTGCAAAAAACATCTGTAGAGACAAAAGAAAGTTGAAAGAAAAAGGTGGAATATGTTCTTGTCCAGTCACTGCTTCTCTTTTACAAGACCGTATTGCCTTTGAGCCAGGACCAATGGATGAGAAAAGAAACAAGGCAGGAGAAGGAGAATAAAGGCAAGCTAAGGAGCTTTGTCTAAGCTGGCTTGTTTGCAAGACAATAATTATGCTAGAAATTAAGCTGAATTATCCTAATTAttgaattccttcaatttattttggcCCCCAAGAGGGTCATGAGTAGAATACAATATGAATATTCTGTATTATTACATGAATCATGATTTATTTGTTCCAATGGGAGAAGAACTGATGGGGCGAAGGAACTATAGGCAAATTATAGTAGACTCTATTCCACTATATTTACCATGTCTCAGAAGCATCATTGAGTTACCAAGTTACCTCACATATTGTATCCCAAAACTCCTGTCCATGTTTATAAACTGGCTAAAGATTGTCTAGGTGTGAGAGAACCTGAAGTCACATATTCCATGGGATAGCTGTTTCAATGTGCATTCTGACTGTGTTCCTTTTCTTGATTCTATATTTATATACTGTTGCATTTTGTCTAATTGTCTTTGTAATGACTTCATTTTGTCATATCTACATGATGAGATGCTATTAAGGTTCTTTTAGATAGAACAAATTCATAGAAAATACAAAACTTGCCAGTAGATAGGGCATTAGAAACATTATGATGGGATAAAATTATCCTGAATAAATCCTTTAGGTCATGAGATACACTGCCACTTAGAGACATGTGAAACTAATGGGATAGAACAGTGCCTACTCTCTGAGAACCTCAGAGAGTACTTGGTACTTTCTTGGAGATAGCTCTGGGATGTGACATAGACAATAACCACCAGGACAAATACCAGATTTCCCAGGGCCCGGTACATTTGTTATCTAAAATAAGCTAATGGCAAAGAATGCCACCTAGTGGTTATATGTATCTTAGAGAGACTGTAAACATTATTTAAGCAAGAACTTGACTAAAGCATTCATTAGAATGTTCTATCTTCTCCTACTTCTGAGATTTACCTGATAGGAATTTGCACTCCATTCATAATAACTGTATCCAAAATGCTTGTATCATTCTCATCCCTTTTTCTAATGTTAGATACTAATAACTGACTAAATCTGACTACATTTGATGATGTCATGTCTTCCATGAAGCTCTGTTGTTATTCTTTTAGCTGTTGTTGCTGACATGGTCTATTTACTCTTAAAttttaatacacacatatattttaagaagaaaattactAAGCTGGCAAATATCCAAAGAAAGACAACATATATGAAGAAGTACCATCATTATGCCATATAAATTTtgtttgaagaaactgaaatgttTAGATTAAATGAAAAAAGCTCATGGTGggtggatggagggaaggaacatGATAACTGCCTTCAATTTCTTGAAGGGTGATAAAGAAATTTGATTTGTTTTGATAGGTTCTATAgtacagaactaggagcaatggttagaaatttaaaaaaggaaaaaataggctGGGTATAAGGaaacaaaccaccaccaccaacaacaacaaacttttgtAGATCTACCCAAAAGTGGCATGAGTGTATCAGAAAGTAATGGTTTCTCCATATTGGAGGTCTTTAAGGAAAGACTGGATGGTGGGTGTTTTAGAAAAGACTCTTTATCAGGCATGGATTGACTATATGCCACCTGAAGTTTCTTCTAGCTTGgaaattcttttattcaatttcattattttgcctgtgatttttctttgtcttttttcttcaagTCTATGTGAGCCAGATATCTTATCTTTATTGTCATCACAGTCCTATTGATTTGGGGAGTCCCCTTAACAATAATAAGGCAGTGAGACAGTGGGCTCTTAAATATGAAGGGCATTAGATTGTAATCCTCCTCATCATCTAAAATCTCCCATTATACTAGAAACATAGATTTTCTGATTGgacaaaagagagaatatttaAGGTCAGTATTTGGGGACTAGTAAGTTCCCTTCTAGGAAGCCACATACATGGAGTTGTAGAGTGAAAACAAATGAAGTCCTTCTCTACATGTTCTTTCTCAGCTACATCCTTCCAAAAggtatttttgtcatctttgaagGACTGGACACAGCTGTCTGCAGAAGCTGCCATTGCACCATGGTCTGAAACCATTCCTATATGAAATGGGCAAAAATGATGTCAGTCactggaaaataaattatatttaattaattttttaaaacaagaaatgcaaataaaaaatgaCGTTAGTCACCTTGGTCACAGTACAACTACAGTGATTACTAAAGATGTGTATCCTTGGGagtatattttacagataatatccatacacatgcatgcacttTCACATGCACAGAGGTAACCCCTTTTGACCATTATGAAGGAACTCATTGATTCAGAATGAAGACAATTGCAAACTAAAGTATGGACTTACGTTGTGCATATAACCAATTACCAGTAGGGTAAACAAATTCTCAATATGTGAGGTAACTTGGTCATTCAATGATGTTTCTTAGACACAGTAAATATAGTTTAATAGATTCTACTATAATTTGCTTATGCTAATGAATATCATAAATATATGCCTAGATAGCTGTTTCTTTCTCCCTGGGAAAGAATAGAACAGCCTTCCAAGGTCTGTGTAAATGACTGGCCATTTGTAATATAATATCAAACCATAAAAACTTACCTACTTGGCATCCATGGATGATGATAACCTTTGGTTTATGTCTCAGTCTGTAACAGTTACTATTGTTGAAAATTTCAAAGATGGTATCATTGAGTAGGATATCTGGGTCTTCCTGTTTATGCTTTATCCCAAAGATGCCATCATTGGTGCCGTGAGACATGAACACAAGAAAGGTGCTGTCCGAGGACTTGTGTTCTGGGCGGTCAGCAAATTTCTCCAACACTGACGTCATTTCCTGGGAGATACTCAAAATTATTTCCTGAGAGGCTAGTGAAAGTAAATCAACTCATATAGATGAGTATCACTGAAAAAGAACTTGCATTgaagaaataacaataaaagctaGCTTTCATATAGCACCTGATATGTACCAAGCaatgtgttaagcattttacaaatataatctcctttgatgctcacaacaatcctgggaggtttGTTgtattattgtacccattttatattaggggaaactgaagcaagtagTGCTTAAGGAACTTCCTAAAGGTAacactactaagtgtctaagcCTGAATTTAAAATCAGTCCTGACTGTAGATCCTAAACTCTAtctcctgtaccacctagctttcctataagataaaaaaagaaaacacaaggagATAAGATTAGTTCcaaatggtatatatatatatatatatatatatatatatatgattcatTTCCTTTTGGGGTAAAGAAAAGGCATGGGTAGTGGTGTTATGGCCTTGTGGCATTTACCAATGATGTAAGGTTTTCTTTGATATCGACACTATATCCCAGGTCCTGGAGTAGCTCCATCATTCTCTGAATATCAACTTGAGCTTTATTTCTCTCATTTAGGTGGTCAAATTTTGTATTAGAGATGATGAGGGCCAGACGTGTGCGTTTTCCCTCTTCCATGACTGCATATATCTTTAAGAAAAACAATACAGAGAGTGATTTGATAGatagattatattatataatatattatatatagtatgatttatgtaatattgtatatattatgaatataatattgtattaaatgacattgtatatattacatggacatatatgtattgtgtgtgtgtatatatatatatatatataatatgaacaCATCTTTTCACACTCTTATCTTGACAAACTAGATTGATTTGCTAGCCTAAATgatcataagaaatgataataagATCTCTGCCTGACGTTGCTATAAAAATATTACAAGAAGTGTATAAATTTCAATGttcatttctttacttttattattgttgttcagtcatgtccaaggcTTTatgtcccatttggggttttcatggtaaagatactgggttggtttgccatttccttctccagctcatttacacatgaggaaactgaggccaacaaggttaagttacttactgAGGATCTCTGAACTGGtgtttgaacttaggaagatgagtctttttgactccaagtctggcagtCTATTGACTGTACTGCCTACCTGCCCATTACTCTAGTATATGTAATCTCAAATTCCCAATACAACaggctattattttttcttgtttcaaaaaCTTCACTCTTTTCAACCCCCCTCATATTCCTTGTGTCAAAATTTTAGCAATCCCTTCCTTTCTCAAAGGATGGTAAAGCTAAAAAGAGGGGGGGTTTCATAATTAAAACCCCTCTttctacatttaattttaaatgttttttttcccttttgtttgcagggcaatgagggttaagtgacttgcccagggtcacatggctagtaattgtcaagtgtctgaggctggatttgaattcaggtagtcctgaatccagggccggtgctttatccactgatctagctgcccctaaatgtttattttttaatcaccATTGCTTCTACACATACCTCTGTTTGCCCTCAACCCCGCTGAGTCATGCCTTataagagagggaaaaataaaaaaaatcaaccaactcAGAAACTATATTCCATAGTACATACCATTAGTACTTTCACTTCTACAATGAAAGGAGTATggaaattatttctttatatctatTTCAATGTCAAGAttgttcattataattacatataacTTTGCTTTGTTATTTTTACTGACATTAATATCTAGTATTACATTGtcctgtaaggtttgcaaagcccttaacaaatattatttcattttatctcaaAACAAACATGTATAGTAGGGGCTATCATCcacatttcaaagatgaggaaatctTATCATACTTTAAGTTTTATATCCTTTTCTTATTCCACTTATGACAAAATATgttggttcatgtaagtctcccCACAGGATTtatgttgaaaaaaatatatataaccaCCTGGACTGTCAGGAATATACCTTGAACCCTGAAGAAGAAATATATTCCATTGAGTTTTAGAGATTCAACCAGTTATTGCATGTGTTAGTTCATAAGAGGACATCTAGAGTCTAACTACATACCATGACTACTCTTTGGGTGCAGCCATTCAACCATTCCTTAATCCAGCAAAGTGCATCATCTATCTCAAAtatatcattcttttctttaataGTATGAGATATTCTATATACTACTTTGtatgactttgattatgtcattttgGACTTACAATATTTTCTATATCTACTAATTTAGAAGCCATATTAAGGAAAAAGGGAAGCAAAGTTGTTCTTCTGTAAGCTCTCCCTGATGGCTATGCTGAAGCTTTgtgatttctattttcttttcccacGTCTCTTTAATAATGATTCTAGGATTTCCTTAAGAATTAAAGTCTATGGTATATACCATATGGTATATGGTTTATACTCTGTCATCACATTTGTGAATTTGGTATTCTTTGACATAGATCATCTGGGCAAGGCAACAtgaatttagaaataaaacaagtgcttttatattatccccatattatatTTTGATGAACTTCCTAATAGACTTTTTTTCGTTATTCTTCTAGCCCAAGGAAAattttctttgccaaaaaacaaaaaacccttgctTATGTAAGAGTTCAGCAGGGATGCATTCTTTTTGATATCTAGTCTTGTCATGccatatatttctataaatattttttttaaatactcctCTTGTCCCTTCTTTTTGTGGTTATTATTCTTGTATGAACCTGGGATTTTATCAGTGGTCCATAAAATTCAttcatattatttctctttaGAGCAATTCCACCTTCTTGGTAGCTATTTtggtcttactttttttttgggggggtgtttgtttgtttcctatcCCCCACTTCCAAGAAGCTTTTAAGAATCCTTAACTCAATTCATGGTTCAGTTCAGGTTCCATTCCTACATTTTTCCTGCTTATTCATGTTCTTCCTTCCTCACTATTGTGTTCTCTGTGTAGAAaacaagttctttgaggacaggaaattTGTCTTTGTATGGCTAGAACCTcacatagtgccttgcacaaaataggtgcttaataaattttgtgGAATTGAGTTGAATCATTCTTTTCTATAAACCTCACTGAATCattattgtatgtttcatgtgGCAATCACCATAACCTGCCTTGCAGGACAATTAAGTGAGTCTTTCCCTGATTTCTTATGCAAAGTGATAAACTTTTTCAATGAACAATACAGGTAATTATCAATATTATTACCCAGAAGACTGTCACACAGTGGACACAATAAATATGTCTTTTAAATGGATTGAGGGGAAGGAGGGTCCTAGGGTATAACCAGGGTCAGGCTTAGGATTTTTACCTAGGAAACAGAAAGATAAGTCAAGGATGTATATTAGAGTTAGGAATTGAAATAAACTGAAAATCCTGATCATAGACATGGCTAGATGAGGGAACTCTCCACAGCATTTGTATGACCTGAAAGCATTTCTAGGCAATAGAAAACAACCACTAAAAGTTCTTCAGTTCCTATACTTGAGGAAGATTATTGATTATCCTTTTACATTTATTCATCCAAAAATGGTACCTCTTcatcctttgcttccttcaattCATGGTAGAAATCTTTAGGGCTGAGCTTGACCTTGTTTAGGGGTTCAGTCTCCTGCATAGCCCAAGGTGCTacaagagtaagaaaaaaaaatcctaataagCTAGGATAGCCTTTGACATTGTACTTCTGTTAGAACCTACTGTCATTCTGAGGAAATGCCTCTGAGAATGAAAAACATAttcacatgaataaaagaaaacaaagatagaggaaactattttgaaagaaaacaaaaaaagactttatcCTGAATACCATTGGGGGTTATCCTGTGAATACTTAAAACTCTGAAAAATTCAAACTCATAATCTGTTGTTACCAATCTTTTCACTCTCTTCACTTCCCTATATATAATAATTCTACCACAATTTTCTCAGTTACCATACACTCAACCTCCAAAAACCTCTATGATACACTCTGTATCTTGTAAGTTGCTAAGCTCTTTTGCTTTGTCCTTGGGAATGTATTCACACCCCTCCTTTCCTTTGAGTTCCCACTATCACTACTGTACAACAACTACCTCCTCACTTTTCTCCCTGCCTCTCATCTTCCCTGATCCCAATCTCTCCTGAATGTTGCTTAGTCTTGCTGAAACAGTGCTTTGCTCATATCACCACTTGTGCCAACACCCCTTTGCTAAGTAGCTCCATATTCCTTAAAATATAATGTGGGGTGTTGTATGTACCCTTGAGATTCATTTTACACAGGGTAAAATTTGACTCCTTCTTCTGTATCCCAAGTCTCTCTATGATTTGCATCTCTGCATATATTTCCCATTCTATTTCTCCAGCCTCTTTTCTTTAGGTTTCCACTGCAAACAAACTATTCCATCTGCCATACCCTGAACATACTGTGAAATTTCTTCACTTTCTCTAAGAATAGTAAAGGAGTAGTGACATCATGAATGAGTTGAaggtgatgaaaaatgctagtaTCAGAAAGCTAAGTAGAGGACAAGAAAAAGATCATGGAAGGATTAGGAATTCTGCTGTTATCAGGGTATAAGTTAGACTAATGTTTTCTAATGGAAACTGGCTCCTTAATGCCAACAAAGCAATCCTTTCATTCCTCTCTATTTAAATCTTTATGCCACTTTCCCCATAAGTTTTTCAcaacttccttatttatttatttttttggggggccatgggtgttaagtgacttgcccagggtcacacagctggtaagtgtcaagtgtctgaggcttgatttgaacccaggtactcctgactccagggccggtgctttgaaccactgcgccacctagccgccccccaaaacTTCCTTATTTAAGGCTGTGACAGCATCCCATTCCCCAGCTTCTTAGTTACTTCCATGTATttactttgcaaaaaaaaaatgctattcattaaaaaaaaaaatccctcttttccccttaccATAAATTCCTGGCATGTGTCCTCCACTATATccatcattatatatttttttaagaaatggaTTTTATCTTACTGCTTAGAGCATGGCAtgaatttaatcatttattttgctttctttcattctcaattaGTCCAACCCTTCTACATGCACTATTGATTCTATGCCCTCTCAACAGATTTAGCAggttgaatttcatcttatctCCTCACCCTCTCTAATCATTAATCTCTTCCTATACATTGGTTCTGTCCATACAAATATTCACAAACCTCCCTCATCCTTCAAAAACTCTTACTTGTTCCTATAAACCCCattaatttttattctacctTTCCACTCCTACTCTCAGCCCAATTTTCTGAAAAAGTAATAGTCACTGACTCCATCTTGCCAATTCATACTCTTTTCTTAAGGCCTGCCATCTAGATTCCAatatcatctgtcaaatgaaagtgAACAATCCAAAACtatcaatgatttcttaatcatcacatttaataacttttctgttctcatcctctttctctttgt
This window contains:
- the LOC122749901 gene encoding caspase-13-like: MAEQNNDNPVKMVKTAAAKVLKDIYDDLIEEDIFKPNQIKDVKKQFSSVKDRSEDLVKIVTHKSSQIGQIVIKRLLTATRQLHSGTQAEDENLEPTENAGMSQTVSSLLLAPWAMQETEPLNKVKLSPKDFYHELKEAKDEEIYAVMEEGKRTRLALIISNTKFDHLNERNKAQVDIQRMMELLQDLGYSVDIKENLTSLEMTSVLEKFADRPEHKSSDSTFLVFMSHGTNDGIFGIKHKQEDPDILLNDTIFEIFNNSNCYRLRHKPKVIIIHGCQVGMVSDHGAMAASADSCVQSFKDDKNTFWKDVAEKEHVEKDFICFHSTTPYDISLEDDQEGSLFISLLINCFQQYSWCCHVEEVFRKVQKSFESSQDAIQMPIIERQSMTRYFYLFPGI